CGGCGTGGCCGCCGGCGAGAACAGCCGCGGCACGATGTCTTACACCCAGGCCCAGCCGGTGGGGCTGTGGAGGGTGGGGCTGACCAAGCTCCTTGTCGGCGGGGTCGTGGCTACACTGCCCGGGGTGCTGGCCGTGCTGTTCTTCTGGGGCCTCGACCGCTGGGGAGGGCTGATTTCGGAAGACCTCGCCGAAGGACTCCGTTGGCAGATGGGCATGAGCAAAGGCGTGTTCTCTTCCGCGCCCGCCCTCCTCATAGCAGTAACGATCGTAACCGCGTTAAGCACGTACCTGTGGTCCGCGGCGCTTGGAGTCAACTCCCGGGACGAGGTCCGCGCGGCGGTATGGTCCGTCGGTGCGTTGGGCGCTTGGACGATCCTGCTAGTCGCCTTCGCGGCAGTGGGAGACTCTTGGCGGCTCACCAATCGATTCACCACCACCTCGTACCTGACGCTCACGTCCTTGGGGCCGCTCGGGCCACTCGCGGCGTTGACGAGTCGCGTCGAGGTGAATGGCATCGAAGTCGTCACCCCCGGTCTGCGCTTCTCGTGGCTGATGATATCACTGCTGGTCCACGTGGCTCTCGCGGCGATCTTCGTCACCCGGTATGGCCGCCCACTGGTATCAGGAACGGGGAACAGCCAACCGGCTGTCTCGCCGCTGCTGCCGGTGCGGGACTTCCTGGCGCCGCCCCGGCGGAGCCGCGCGGTGGCGTTGGCGTGGAAGGAGCTGCGCGAGTGCGGCCCGCTGGTGCTGGCGGGCATTGGCGGGTGCCTGCTGTTCGGCCTGACGGTGCTGGTCGTGGCCCTCGTCAACGGCGAGGGGGACTTCTCGGCGCGGGGGCGGCGCGAGCTGGCGTTATTCCTCGTCGCGCCGGTGGTCTACGTCGCGCCGCTGGTGGCGGTGATCGTCGGCCTCGGCGCCACGCTGCGCGACCTGAGCCCGTCGCTCAACACGTTCTGGCGGTCGCGGCCGATCGATGCGGACCAGGCCTTCTGGGTCCCGGCGGCGACCGGCGTGGCCACGCTGGCGGTGTGCTTCGTGCTCCCTGCCCTGCTGGTGGTGTGGTGGGTGCAGGTCAGCCCGTGGACCCTCCACAACGAGGTGACGATTGGCTGGGTCGGCACGGGCGCCGCGGCCCTGCTGCTGTTCTTCTCCACCGGAGCGTGCTTCGCCGCCGCGACGCGCAACGCCATCTACGCGGCGATCCTGTCGCTGGGGGTCTCGCTGACGGCGGTGGTCTGGCTGGGCGAGTTGTTCGACGACCGCCGCTGGATCACCGAGCTGTGGCAGATGAACCTGGCCCTGCTGGCCCTAGGAACGGCCGCCCTGCTCGCCGCCTGGGCTATCTACCGGGCCGACTGGCCGGTGCGCGGCTGACTCCCTGCATCTGGAGACAATCGGCCTCCGATCACGGGCGGGCGCCCTTGCCCGCGTCGCAACGCCTTGGCGCCCTGCCGGGACCCTCGCCTGCGCCGCCATCTACGATCGAATCTAGAAGAATTGCGAGAATTCGCCCAAGCCTCTCAAACAACGGCGTTGTCCGGATCGGAGGGCGGGACACGCCGTGCAACCGCGGGGCAACTTGATTAGACTCTGGGACTACTCAATGGGCGCAGGTCGCGCCCAAGCAGACGGCAGGGACCTGGAGCAACCCATGGCGGACACGAGTGCGGCTGGCGAAACGGGAGTGGAGCGGGACCGGAGGATGCTGGCCGAGGCGAACGCCGCGGGCGCCGGCGCGCGGCTCAAGACCTACGTGCGGCTGTCGGGGCCCGGTTGGCTGCAGAGCGCCATCACGCTGGGCGGCGGTTCGCTGGCCGGCGCACTGTTCCTTGGAATCCTGGGCGGCCCGAGCATGCTGTGGCTGCAGTTGGTGGCCATCGTGCTGGGCGTGGTGATGCTGTCGGCCATCAGCTACGTCACGCTGAGCACGGGCGAGCGTCCGTTCGGCATGATCAACCAGCACATCAACCCCGTGCTGGGCTGGGGCTGGCTGATCGCGACGATGATGGCCAACATCATCTGGTGCATGCCCCAGTTCGGCCTGTGTTTCGAAGCGCTCGAGCAGAACCTCGGCCCCGCGGTGGTGGGCGACGTGGTGCAGTCAACGCCGGGGTGGAAGTACGGCGTCTCGTTCGTGCTGCTGGCAGTCGCGATGTCGGTCCTGATGCTGAGCATCAAGGGGGGCGCCACCGCCAAGCTGTTCGACGTTTTCCTGAAGGCGTTGATCGGGATGATCGTGCTCTGCTTCTTCGGCGTGGTGATCAAGCTGTCGCTGGAGGGGTTGGTTGATTGGGGGGCGGTGCTCGCCGGCTTCCTGCCCGACCTCGACCAGACGCGGCACGCCACCGGCGACCTCAAGGCCCTGGCCGACCAGCTTCCTGAAGAGGCCAAGCAGTTCTGGGAGTCGCGTCTGGTGCGCGAGCAACGCGACGTGATGATCGGCGCCGCGGCCACCGCGGTCGGCATCAACATGACCTTCCTGATGCCCTACTCGCTGCTCCAGCGAGGGTGGGACAAGACGTTCCGCGGGCTGGCGCGGTTCGACCTGTCCACCGGCATGGCGATCCCCTACGTGCTGGTCACTAGTTGTGTGGTGATCGCCGCCTCGCAGGCATTCCACGCCACGGCGGACGATCAGTTCCTCAGCACCGACCCGGCGCAGTTCCAAGAGAGCCCGCTCTTCGCCGCCACCGAGAAGAACCTGCTGGCGCGGGTGCGGCCCGACCAGGCCGCGGGCGGGCTGGAGGGCCTGGAGCCGGCCGGGCGCGACGAGGCGATTGCCGCAATGGCGGCCCTGCCGGAGGAAGAGAAGCGGCTGGCCGCGTCGCTGGTGCGGCGCAACGCGTTCAGCCTGTCCAGGGCGCTGGAGCCGCTGCTGGGCCAGGAGCTAGCCAACCTGGTGTTCGGCCTGGGCATCTTCGGCATGGGCTTCTCCACCATCATCATCCTGATGATGATCAACGGGTTCGTGTTCCGCGAGGCGTTCGGGCAGCCCACGAGCAACGCGGCGTTCTTCGTCGGCGCCCTGGTGGCCGGCGTGTGCGGCGCGCTGTGGCCCTACATCTGGCGGGCCGACGCGCAGATGTGGCTGGCGATCTTCGCGTCGAGCTTCGGGATCATGCTGCTGCCGATCGCCTACGCGACCTTCTTCATGATGATGAACAGCCGCAAGGTCCTGGGCGACGACATGCCGCGGGGACTGTCGCGGGCGGTGTGGAACGTCATGATGGTGGTGGCCGTGGTGGGCGCCGTCGCGGCGGCGGCGACCTCCATCTATAACAAGGTCTCGAACCCGAACCCGGACGCGGCGTTTGTCGGGCAGGCGGCGCTGGGCGTCTCGCTCGCGTACCTGGCCGCGGTGGTGGTCGGCTTCTTCATCAAACCCAAACCGCTCGAAGCGATTGGCGACTAAGGACACGCAACGATGGATCGACTCTCCGTCCGCCAGGCAAGGCAGGAATCCGCGATCGGCCAGCAGGCCCGGCTGCAGGGCTGGGTCCGCACCCGGCGGGACTCGAAGGGGGGCTTCAGCTTCCTCGAGCTGAACGACGGCACCTGCCTGGCCAACATCCAGGTGATCGCCGACGCGGCGCTGGAGAACTACGAGTCCGAGATTAAGCACCTCACCGCCGGCTGCAGCGTCACGGTGGAGGGCCAGGTGAAGGCCTCCGGCGGCAAGGGGCAGGCGACCGAGGTGCAGGCCGCCCGCGTGGTGGTGCACGGCCTGGCCGACCCGGATAGCTACCCGCTGCAGAAGAAGCGGCACTCGATGGAGAAGCTCCGCGAGTGGGCGCACCTGCGCCCCCGCACCAACACCTTCGGCGCGGTGATGCGGGTCCGCAACCAGGTCTGCCGCTCGATCCACGACTTCTTCCAGGAGGACGGGTTCCTCTACCTCAACACGCCGATCATCACCGCCAGCGACTGCGAGGGCGCCGGCGAGATGTTCCGCGTCACGACGCTCGACCCGGCCAACCCGCCGCGGACCGATCAGGGCGAGGTCGACTACACGCAGGACTTCTTCGACCGGCCGTCCTACCTGACCGTGTCGGGCCAGCTGGAGGGCGAGGTCTACGCCACGGCGCTCGGCAAGGTGTACACGTTCGGCCCGACGTTCCGCGCAGAGAACTCGAACACCAGCCGGCACCTGGCCGAGTTCTGGATGGTGGAGCCCGAGGCGGCGTTCTTCGACCTGGAAGACAACATGGACCTGGCCGAGCGGTTCCTCAAGCGGATCGTGACCGACGTGCTGGCCAACTGCGAGGAGGACCTCGACTTCTTCCAGCAGCGGATCGACAACGAGGTCCGCGACCGGCTCGGCAAGATCGTCGAGGGCGGCTTCGCCCGCACCACTTACACCGACGCCATCGCGGCCCTGGAGTCGTCTGGCGAGTCGTTCGAGTTCCCGGTCAGCTGGGGCGCCGACCTGCAGGCCGAGCACGAGCGGTACCTGGCCGAGAAGCTGCACGGCCGGCCGGTCATCGTGCACGACTACCCGGCGTCGATCAAGCCGTTCTACATGCGCGTCAACGACGACGGCAAAACCGTCCGCGCGATGGACGTGCTGGCGCCCGGCGTCGGCGAGATCATCGGCGGCAGCCAGCGCGAGGAACGCCTCGACGTGCTCGAGCGACGGATGGCCGAGCAGGACCTCAACCCGGACGACTACTGGTGGTACCTGGACCTCCGGCGGTACGGCACAGTGCCGCACGCCGGATTCGGTCTGGGCCTGGAGCGGATGGTGCAGTTCGTGACCGGCATGGCCAACATCCGCGACGTCATTCCGTTCCCGCGCACACCCGGCAACGCCGAGTTCTAAAGCGGGATCCGCGCTTGGGGCGGCCTACTCGGCGACCAGCGTCAGGATCTCCAGCGCGGCGAACGTCCTGGCGAGCGACCCGCCCGGCTCGGCCTGGTAGTCGGCCACAATCGCCTCGGCCTTCTTCAGGTACTGCTCACGCGACTCGTCCAGCGCGGCGGGGTGCGTGTCCCGCGCGGTCTGCCGGTACAAGCGGACCGACTCGTCCAGCGCGGTGGCGTCGCCGTCCAGGGCGGCGAACACGGCGTCGTCCAGGGCCTCAATCTGCTCGAGCTGCTGCAGCGTGAGCTCCTCGCCTGAGGCGCAGCGCACGCGCACCCCCATGCCAACCGCGTGGGGCTTGGGCGTGGGAGAAGCGGCTTGGTTGCGGCCAAGGGCGGGGTTGTAGGTCATGAGGGGTCGCCGTGTGGAGTGGGGGTCTGCCTGGTGGGTTCTAGGAACGGGGTTGGGGTGCGGGAAGGGTAGAAAACTACATCTGACTCAGCAGCCAGCCGAGCGGCTCGACCACGCCCTGCGGCTCGATCCGCAGGGGCGTCTCGCGGCGGTGCCCGCCGATGGTCCGCTGGGCCGAGGCCCCCGCCACCGAGGCGCCGAACACCCGGGTGTTGGGGAAGCGGTTCTCGCAGTCGCGGAGCAGCGCCTCGGCGTGCGC
This genomic interval from Posidoniimonas corsicana contains the following:
- a CDS encoding divalent metal cation transporter, producing MADTSAAGETGVERDRRMLAEANAAGAGARLKTYVRLSGPGWLQSAITLGGGSLAGALFLGILGGPSMLWLQLVAIVLGVVMLSAISYVTLSTGERPFGMINQHINPVLGWGWLIATMMANIIWCMPQFGLCFEALEQNLGPAVVGDVVQSTPGWKYGVSFVLLAVAMSVLMLSIKGGATAKLFDVFLKALIGMIVLCFFGVVIKLSLEGLVDWGAVLAGFLPDLDQTRHATGDLKALADQLPEEAKQFWESRLVREQRDVMIGAAATAVGINMTFLMPYSLLQRGWDKTFRGLARFDLSTGMAIPYVLVTSCVVIAASQAFHATADDQFLSTDPAQFQESPLFAATEKNLLARVRPDQAAGGLEGLEPAGRDEAIAAMAALPEEEKRLAASLVRRNAFSLSRALEPLLGQELANLVFGLGIFGMGFSTIIILMMINGFVFREAFGQPTSNAAFFVGALVAGVCGALWPYIWRADAQMWLAIFASSFGIMLLPIAYATFFMMMNSRKVLGDDMPRGLSRAVWNVMMVVAVVGAVAAAATSIYNKVSNPNPDAAFVGQAALGVSLAYLAAVVVGFFIKPKPLEAIGD
- the asnS gene encoding asparagine--tRNA ligase yields the protein MDRLSVRQARQESAIGQQARLQGWVRTRRDSKGGFSFLELNDGTCLANIQVIADAALENYESEIKHLTAGCSVTVEGQVKASGGKGQATEVQAARVVVHGLADPDSYPLQKKRHSMEKLREWAHLRPRTNTFGAVMRVRNQVCRSIHDFFQEDGFLYLNTPIITASDCEGAGEMFRVTTLDPANPPRTDQGEVDYTQDFFDRPSYLTVSGQLEGEVYATALGKVYTFGPTFRAENSNTSRHLAEFWMVEPEAAFFDLEDNMDLAERFLKRIVTDVLANCEEDLDFFQQRIDNEVRDRLGKIVEGGFARTTYTDAIAALESSGESFEFPVSWGADLQAEHERYLAEKLHGRPVIVHDYPASIKPFYMRVNDDGKTVRAMDVLAPGVGEIIGGSQREERLDVLERRMAEQDLNPDDYWWYLDLRRYGTVPHAGFGLGLERMVQFVTGMANIRDVIPFPRTPGNAEF